The following are encoded together in the Geobacter sulfurreducens PCA genome:
- a CDS encoding CxxxxCH/CxxCH domain c-type cytochrome, translated as METALVRKIRGMGIRTKIGITVMLVMACFLYQAMFRPLIGDTATNTYYFTLDSAAVNLGADGYTTTRTSRDGKISMKPGVYTTSRYVTASVSTAEQNMIRAYGPVYATKQTLTAPSVTIGMRDRNGTTNNMYWKAYVYAYNPKGTANNGVLLWTSDEKEAHPAVQTPLELTFTNPQPKDVEAGYRLKVVVTCRMASTSSSARFYWGNSTNYSYFTVTEAPYVANSVTVNNLSDYYSGQLASVTQGDGAIPMLKMDLYSNVSGGATWSGGKLDKIGTNTSVYVNEDEPGDVTFSIFKDANGDGLFQKTDTQVGGPYTFTQLTGQAYELATPQTITTTPQRYFIVYSIARNSTYGTTVGARVANSSYFAVTGAAGGVVNVTSTSSSTPTIQYGGTAVTKIYAADWDEGTTLAGISETGGPSATDTACITSNTTGSGFPLVGLLNYPSHTCASVAGRGYSATTAQPDFIRLYFAGAGYHSVMKTIKGGSFVYRVYTPFGGGTVTLQLFYVTSDGVRVNAPITSRYTTGSSISQTITTSLAGQDFSNVPAGARLGIQIGVTAGMRIGLGSSVNAQLMVQETAAENENVDVGNGSAIPNATVYASDVNKVIDSFTLTAAKAKTVTAVTIKGNATFTGTNIKEVKLYADAGTIGTLDGSDTLLGSTATISGNTATISGLNLAISTAVRRYLVVVNIGDAPNTNVILTAVVDDLTVASTGGIGVDNDSTSATLTILPTTTLSDFIAAEPPNAIIPWNAGPTKVDAFGLRTNGGVNDTIRNVTVTLSTTSGLPAGKVISDYVGRVDIVTAAGTSLGHLTAPTMADNWQVPTTGLAATQIPTDYYVAITPKGNQGITFTVKGRVTSVTHSRTTNALLVNDAGSATILMDEEPPNESSLTAVTGTYHNDTDRAEVNLSWLGTTDAGGQPVTYKLVRGLGNAPAPRTCTVDNAKTFLAYQGPATSVVDKGLDEGVNYGYRLCVIDSVNNINAGVTASATAAIKNRCNELPELIVNPTASYVKAGTTVKLTIGIKNKDTGVCGPTTFSLVTQGTNIDDSNFTVAAFEANDFVISTNNGSKYTHLDITAKPGAIEGAVKTFHVKVVKSSGGETVCPDPIEVVVNKYGTMMHSSLQLGTQKYGKWGVNFTCSTCHSPDATNIKQVRNVITTPTGPRPVLFDTISTAINANVAGVFGNDRRSGTASTNVCEVCHHRARFHQYSAAKVAWKDHNNNGDCLKCHPHSIGFKTKATGQSCDDCHGNPPTSYEMLVVPPTEVLFPFASNAGSHGKHNARQVTCTACHSNANHLVTATPDMQLNLGFSVANGTFPGFVGSVTTGTIRTLAPGNDYSWSGAAGTTIQQAPNTIMTCSVYCHGWEGNGGYNTEPAWTGITQVGCGSCHAATADVPPPSGSHAKHAGNEPGYGNGIACAKCHGFRNYSTSASHINGNVEWDLAANSTTARYAGVAAGSTGAKAPTAPGSYGTCSNLYCHSDVQSNNGTGGPTSFATPVWGGSTNCNSCHQADPNTTGGHPQHAGEEVTGFDCRICHANGGSTNSLNHGNSKINFMFTGLGENTHYSYSSAKTPGSAPYGTCYNGNCHGARRTLAWEPPNHAVPLCEKCHTTSPSAAGFYSTSGPGSTTSKTDAYVGAHFQHITSMPFRYSARIDCSGCHLKPTGPYTPGHIDSALPAEVIFGAIAGSGVQNGYSSAEHQPSYNYASRECSNVWCHGGGMASNVGAGPYGSAVTDGASLGSPAPAVWNSPYLTGVGTNDCVKCHAFPPAAPLPGYTHWDDNNNRPFVANQCILCHKHVDNTGYAFKDPKLHVNGVVDSCNTCHGRPPVDEAGMTIPAVGALTPGMVGAHQAHALNPSIGKDCNVCHYQYSQEMPSYDMEMGFNAYGGRVTSGTFYGYSTLSDNYSPRIVYKSTNAGTVVRRTTNADTLNTCANLYCHGGGTSTRAALQGGSNTRPNWEGGSSQAACGTCHGVTADTYHATGSHDAHVSTAFGKPRLGCSNCHGVKENNYHVDGKVEWAFYSTAQRLNQKVANPQYTPAAGNGTAGASGATNGLAPSTAFGTCAVYCHSDGRGNYASPLPVWGGAPMNCGSCHKNQTSAFTDSHQKHSASSANGGYGIDCFICHLGSGSGNPKHVNGDIDVVFNSTVVGVTATYDSGAKKCFSILCHDTTAVAGPTWGVPSTGTYDGGTHKPTCIGCHSGEVNTRAAVIPQFGGESHHVQGVQISNTVCYQCHWEANANGTANTTYHTRTAGQPVNLVIRTTTSRPVAYTEGSTGTAYTSNGTRTELAKLNSNCLGCHNATNAASQPFGDGMTPTQYAWDGKSIAERYSVATTTTWAKVTGNNTVAKSLTKAYSAHGRADLNQRGWTVGNSTTGEVYANTSGTVNVLCYDCHNSHGTSATGIMSSYSSATGRNMGGILKATSNGIGGYTADYTPYAGGDAVEPNKNAYNPGAALCFDCHNTASAGATAPWGYGPTASGGTFGSTQAIYGYHDTPYFGSGTFANTQTYAYKALNPDNKGGHFGASSSLTTTAAKPINGLCTPCHDPHGVSPSLGANQAYAVPLLKGTWVTSPYKQDAAPASKTEARGGGKKRSAMNVGSTPGYRIDQNSMGIAAAATRSQWTFPNNASSQTPSTMQGTTDAQFAGLCTGCHAQADLNNTAAPATSNWKTMRRVHNTVKGWATASGGNANNKVHAFTCSKCHTPHNAKLPRLLVTNCLDVKHRGRAASGGSMTGPASQSGSKGAGVGRFPQGGGGTGDQPLGTAGKWFFGKATQSTSITTNSQTLCHQSATAGGSTYSQDGQLWNTKSPW; from the coding sequence ATGGAAACAGCGCTCGTCAGGAAAATCAGGGGAATGGGGATACGGACTAAAATCGGCATTACCGTAATGCTGGTGATGGCCTGTTTCCTGTACCAGGCCATGTTCCGGCCCCTGATCGGCGATACGGCCACCAATACCTATTACTTCACCCTTGATTCTGCAGCCGTAAACCTGGGCGCCGACGGCTACACCACGACCAGGACCAGCCGCGACGGCAAAATTTCCATGAAACCGGGTGTCTATACCACCTCCCGGTACGTTACCGCCTCCGTCAGCACCGCCGAGCAGAACATGATCAGGGCCTACGGGCCGGTCTATGCCACCAAGCAGACCCTCACCGCCCCGTCGGTCACCATCGGGATGCGGGATCGCAACGGCACCACCAACAACATGTACTGGAAGGCGTACGTGTACGCCTACAATCCGAAGGGGACCGCCAATAACGGCGTGCTGCTCTGGACCTCGGACGAGAAAGAGGCCCACCCGGCGGTCCAGACGCCGCTGGAGCTGACGTTTACCAACCCCCAGCCGAAGGATGTCGAGGCCGGCTACCGGCTCAAGGTGGTCGTCACCTGCCGGATGGCGAGCACCTCGTCGTCGGCGCGCTTCTACTGGGGCAACAGCACCAACTACTCCTATTTCACCGTGACCGAGGCCCCCTATGTGGCCAACTCGGTGACGGTCAACAACCTGTCCGACTACTACAGCGGCCAGCTCGCGTCGGTGACCCAGGGGGACGGCGCTATCCCCATGCTCAAGATGGACCTGTACTCCAACGTGAGCGGCGGAGCCACCTGGAGCGGCGGCAAGCTCGACAAGATCGGCACCAACACCAGCGTCTACGTGAACGAGGACGAGCCGGGCGACGTCACCTTCTCCATCTTCAAGGATGCCAACGGCGACGGGTTGTTCCAGAAGACCGACACCCAGGTCGGCGGGCCCTACACCTTTACCCAGCTCACCGGCCAGGCCTATGAGCTGGCAACCCCGCAGACCATTACCACGACGCCGCAGCGCTATTTCATCGTCTATAGTATCGCCCGGAACTCCACCTACGGCACCACCGTGGGAGCCCGGGTGGCCAACAGCTCCTACTTCGCGGTCACCGGCGCGGCCGGCGGCGTGGTGAACGTTACGAGCACCTCCTCCTCAACCCCCACCATCCAGTACGGCGGCACCGCGGTCACGAAGATCTATGCCGCGGACTGGGACGAGGGCACGACCCTGGCGGGGATTTCCGAAACGGGCGGCCCCTCCGCCACCGACACCGCCTGCATCACCAGCAACACCACCGGGTCAGGCTTCCCCCTCGTGGGCCTGCTCAATTACCCGAGCCACACCTGCGCCAGCGTTGCCGGGCGGGGATACTCCGCCACCACCGCCCAGCCCGATTTCATCAGGCTCTACTTCGCCGGGGCCGGATATCATTCGGTCATGAAAACCATCAAGGGCGGATCCTTTGTCTACCGGGTCTATACCCCCTTCGGCGGCGGCACGGTGACGCTGCAGCTCTTCTACGTGACCAGCGACGGGGTCAGGGTCAACGCCCCCATAACCTCCCGCTACACCACCGGCAGCTCGATCAGCCAGACCATCACCACCTCCCTGGCCGGACAGGATTTCAGCAATGTGCCGGCCGGCGCCCGGCTCGGCATCCAGATCGGCGTCACCGCCGGCATGCGCATCGGTCTCGGCAGCTCGGTCAATGCCCAGCTTATGGTGCAGGAGACTGCGGCCGAGAACGAAAACGTGGACGTGGGCAACGGCTCGGCCATTCCCAATGCCACTGTCTATGCCTCGGACGTCAATAAGGTCATCGACAGCTTCACCCTGACTGCGGCCAAGGCCAAGACGGTCACGGCCGTCACCATCAAGGGGAACGCCACGTTCACCGGCACCAATATCAAAGAGGTGAAGCTGTACGCCGATGCCGGCACCATCGGCACCCTTGACGGCAGCGACACCCTGCTCGGCTCCACCGCCACGATTTCCGGCAACACCGCGACCATCTCCGGGCTCAACCTGGCGATCAGCACCGCGGTCAGGCGCTACCTGGTGGTGGTGAACATCGGCGATGCCCCCAACACCAACGTGATCCTCACCGCCGTTGTCGACGACCTGACGGTAGCCTCCACCGGGGGGATCGGGGTGGACAACGACAGTACGTCGGCCACGCTGACCATTCTGCCCACGACCACCCTGAGCGATTTCATCGCCGCCGAGCCCCCCAACGCGATCATTCCCTGGAACGCCGGCCCCACCAAAGTGGATGCCTTCGGACTCAGGACCAACGGCGGCGTCAACGACACGATCCGCAACGTCACGGTCACCCTGTCGACCACCAGCGGGCTGCCGGCCGGCAAGGTCATCTCCGACTACGTGGGACGGGTGGATATCGTCACTGCCGCGGGCACGTCCCTGGGGCACCTGACCGCCCCCACCATGGCCGACAACTGGCAGGTCCCCACCACCGGCCTGGCCGCCACCCAGATCCCCACCGACTACTACGTGGCCATCACCCCCAAGGGGAACCAGGGGATCACCTTCACCGTCAAGGGCCGGGTAACGTCGGTGACCCATTCCAGGACGACGAACGCCCTGCTGGTGAACGATGCCGGCAGCGCCACCATCCTGATGGACGAAGAGCCTCCCAACGAATCGTCCCTCACGGCCGTCACCGGGACCTACCACAACGACACCGACCGGGCCGAAGTCAACCTGAGCTGGCTCGGCACCACCGATGCCGGCGGCCAGCCGGTCACCTACAAGCTGGTGCGCGGCCTGGGCAACGCGCCGGCCCCGCGTACCTGCACGGTGGATAACGCCAAGACCTTCCTGGCCTACCAGGGCCCCGCCACCTCCGTGGTCGACAAGGGGCTGGACGAAGGGGTCAACTACGGTTATCGCCTCTGTGTCATCGACTCGGTCAACAATATCAACGCCGGCGTCACCGCCAGCGCAACGGCGGCCATCAAGAACCGGTGCAACGAGCTGCCGGAGCTGATCGTCAACCCCACGGCGTCCTATGTCAAGGCGGGCACCACCGTCAAGCTGACCATCGGCATCAAGAACAAGGATACCGGGGTCTGCGGACCCACCACCTTCAGCCTCGTCACCCAAGGCACGAACATCGACGACAGCAACTTCACCGTTGCCGCCTTCGAGGCCAACGATTTTGTCATTTCGACCAACAACGGCTCGAAATACACGCACCTGGACATCACGGCCAAGCCGGGAGCCATCGAGGGGGCGGTCAAGACCTTCCACGTGAAAGTGGTCAAGAGCAGCGGCGGGGAAACCGTGTGCCCCGATCCCATCGAGGTCGTGGTCAACAAGTATGGCACCATGATGCACAGCAGCCTGCAGCTCGGTACCCAGAAGTACGGCAAGTGGGGTGTCAATTTTACCTGCAGTACGTGTCATTCTCCCGACGCGACCAACATCAAGCAGGTCAGGAATGTGATAACCACGCCCACCGGACCCCGTCCGGTCCTCTTCGACACGATCTCCACGGCCATCAATGCGAATGTCGCGGGCGTGTTCGGCAATGACAGGAGGAGCGGCACCGCATCCACCAACGTGTGCGAGGTCTGCCATCACCGGGCCCGGTTCCACCAGTACAGCGCCGCCAAGGTTGCCTGGAAGGATCATAACAACAACGGCGACTGCCTGAAGTGCCATCCCCACAGCATCGGCTTCAAGACGAAAGCCACCGGCCAGTCCTGCGACGACTGCCACGGCAATCCGCCCACCAGCTACGAGATGCTGGTGGTGCCGCCGACCGAGGTCCTGTTCCCCTTTGCCAGCAATGCCGGCTCCCATGGGAAGCACAATGCGCGGCAGGTGACATGTACGGCCTGTCACAGCAACGCCAACCACCTGGTCACGGCGACCCCCGACATGCAGTTGAACCTGGGTTTCAGCGTCGCTAACGGAACCTTCCCCGGCTTCGTGGGGAGCGTCACCACGGGCACGATACGCACCCTCGCGCCGGGCAACGACTATTCCTGGTCCGGCGCCGCGGGCACCACCATCCAGCAGGCCCCCAATACCATCATGACCTGCAGCGTCTATTGCCACGGCTGGGAGGGCAACGGCGGCTACAACACCGAACCGGCCTGGACCGGCATCACCCAGGTGGGGTGCGGCTCGTGCCATGCCGCCACGGCAGATGTCCCGCCGCCGTCGGGGAGCCATGCCAAGCATGCCGGCAACGAGCCCGGCTACGGCAACGGCATCGCCTGCGCCAAGTGCCACGGCTTTCGCAACTATTCCACCAGCGCGTCCCACATCAACGGCAACGTGGAATGGGACCTCGCCGCCAACAGCACTACTGCCAGGTACGCCGGAGTCGCGGCAGGCTCCACCGGCGCCAAGGCCCCCACCGCCCCGGGCAGCTACGGCACCTGCTCCAACCTGTACTGCCACAGTGATGTCCAGTCCAACAACGGCACCGGCGGTCCCACCAGCTTTGCAACGCCGGTCTGGGGCGGCTCCACCAACTGCAACAGTTGCCACCAGGCCGATCCCAACACCACCGGCGGCCATCCCCAGCACGCCGGAGAAGAGGTGACCGGCTTCGACTGCCGCATCTGTCACGCCAACGGCGGGAGCACCAACTCCCTCAACCATGGCAACAGCAAGATCAACTTCATGTTCACGGGCCTTGGGGAGAATACCCACTATTCCTACAGTTCCGCCAAGACGCCCGGTTCCGCCCCCTACGGCACCTGCTACAACGGCAACTGCCACGGCGCCCGCCGGACCCTCGCCTGGGAACCGCCGAACCACGCCGTTCCGCTCTGCGAGAAGTGCCACACCACCAGCCCGTCCGCCGCAGGGTTCTACAGCACCTCCGGACCCGGCAGCACCACGTCCAAGACCGATGCCTACGTGGGAGCGCACTTCCAGCACATCACCTCCATGCCCTTCAGGTATTCGGCCAGGATCGACTGCTCCGGCTGCCACCTGAAGCCCACGGGCCCCTACACCCCTGGCCACATCGATTCGGCCCTGCCGGCCGAGGTCATCTTCGGCGCCATTGCCGGCAGCGGCGTGCAGAACGGCTATTCCAGCGCAGAGCACCAGCCGTCCTACAACTATGCGAGCAGGGAGTGCAGCAACGTCTGGTGCCACGGCGGCGGCATGGCCTCCAACGTGGGGGCCGGCCCCTACGGCTCTGCCGTCACAGACGGCGCTTCCCTCGGCTCGCCGGCGCCCGCCGTCTGGAATTCTCCCTATCTCACCGGCGTGGGCACCAACGACTGCGTCAAGTGCCATGCTTTCCCGCCGGCAGCGCCGCTGCCCGGCTACACCCACTGGGACGACAACAACAACAGGCCGTTCGTCGCCAACCAGTGCATCCTCTGCCACAAGCATGTGGACAACACGGGATACGCCTTCAAGGACCCGAAACTGCACGTCAACGGCGTTGTGGACAGTTGCAATACCTGTCACGGCCGGCCGCCCGTCGACGAGGCCGGCATGACCATCCCGGCCGTGGGAGCCCTTACCCCCGGCATGGTGGGCGCGCACCAGGCCCACGCCCTCAATCCGAGCATCGGCAAGGATTGCAACGTCTGCCACTACCAGTACTCGCAGGAGATGCCGAGCTACGACATGGAGATGGGCTTCAACGCCTATGGCGGCAGGGTCACCAGCGGCACGTTCTACGGCTATTCGACCCTGTCCGACAACTACTCGCCGAGAATCGTCTACAAATCCACCAATGCGGGAACGGTGGTCCGCCGGACGACCAACGCGGATACCCTCAACACCTGTGCGAACCTCTACTGCCACGGCGGCGGAACGTCCACCCGGGCGGCGCTGCAGGGTGGGAGCAACACCAGGCCCAACTGGGAAGGCGGTTCGTCCCAGGCCGCGTGCGGCACCTGCCACGGCGTGACCGCCGACACCTACCATGCCACCGGGTCCCATGACGCCCACGTGAGCACCGCCTTTGGCAAGCCGCGTCTCGGCTGCTCCAACTGCCACGGCGTCAAGGAGAACAACTACCACGTGGACGGCAAGGTGGAATGGGCGTTCTACAGCACGGCCCAACGCCTGAACCAGAAGGTCGCCAACCCGCAGTACACCCCGGCCGCCGGCAACGGCACTGCCGGTGCCAGCGGCGCGACCAACGGCCTGGCGCCGAGCACCGCCTTCGGCACTTGCGCCGTCTACTGCCACAGCGACGGCAGGGGCAACTACGCCAGCCCGCTGCCGGTCTGGGGCGGCGCGCCCATGAACTGCGGCAGCTGCCACAAGAACCAGACCTCGGCCTTCACCGACAGCCACCAGAAGCATTCCGCCAGCTCCGCCAACGGCGGCTACGGCATCGACTGCTTCATCTGCCACCTGGGTTCCGGTTCCGGCAATCCCAAGCACGTGAACGGCGATATCGACGTGGTCTTCAACTCTACGGTGGTGGGCGTGACGGCCACTTACGACAGCGGTGCCAAGAAGTGCTTCAGCATCCTCTGCCACGACACCACGGCGGTGGCCGGACCCACCTGGGGCGTCCCGAGCACCGGCACCTATGACGGCGGCACCCACAAGCCCACCTGCATCGGCTGCCACAGTGGCGAGGTGAACACCCGCGCCGCGGTGATCCCGCAGTTCGGCGGCGAGTCGCACCACGTGCAGGGCGTGCAGATCAGCAACACGGTCTGCTACCAGTGCCACTGGGAGGCCAACGCAAACGGCACCGCCAATACGACCTATCACACCAGAACGGCCGGCCAGCCGGTCAACCTGGTCATCCGGACCACTACCTCAAGACCGGTAGCCTACACCGAGGGGAGCACCGGCACCGCCTATACCTCCAACGGCACCCGGACGGAGCTTGCCAAGCTCAACAGCAACTGCCTCGGCTGCCACAATGCCACCAACGCGGCCAGCCAGCCCTTCGGCGACGGCATGACGCCGACGCAGTACGCATGGGACGGCAAGAGCATTGCCGAGCGGTACAGCGTTGCCACTACCACCACGTGGGCCAAGGTCACCGGCAACAACACGGTAGCCAAGAGCCTCACCAAGGCCTATTCGGCCCACGGCCGCGCAGACCTGAACCAGCGGGGCTGGACCGTCGGGAACAGCACCACCGGCGAGGTCTATGCCAATACCAGCGGCACGGTCAACGTGCTCTGCTATGACTGCCACAACTCCCACGGCACCAGCGCCACCGGCATCATGAGCAGCTACTCCAGCGCCACCGGCCGCAACATGGGCGGTATCCTCAAGGCAACCAGCAACGGCATCGGCGGCTACACCGCCGACTACACGCCGTATGCGGGGGGCGATGCCGTCGAGCCCAACAAGAACGCCTACAACCCGGGTGCGGCCCTCTGCTTCGACTGCCACAATACCGCCAGCGCCGGCGCAACCGCTCCCTGGGGGTACGGTCCGACGGCCAGCGGCGGGACCTTCGGCTCCACCCAGGCCATCTACGGCTACCACGATACGCCGTACTTCGGCAGCGGCACCTTCGCCAACACCCAGACCTATGCCTACAAGGCATTGAACCCCGACAACAAGGGCGGGCACTTCGGCGCATCCTCCAGCCTGACCACCACCGCCGCCAAGCCCATCAACGGCCTCTGCACGCCGTGCCACGACCCCCACGGCGTGAGCCCGTCCCTGGGAGCCAACCAGGCCTATGCCGTACCCCTCCTCAAGGGGACCTGGGTCACCTCGCCGTACAAGCAGGATGCGGCGCCGGCCAGCAAAACCGAAGCCCGCGGCGGCGGCAAAAAGAGAAGTGCCATGAACGTCGGCAGCACGCCGGGCTACCGGATCGACCAGAACAGCATGGGGATTGCCGCAGCAGCGACACGCAGCCAGTGGACCTTCCCCAACAACGCATCCAGCCAGACACCGAGTACCATGCAGGGTACCACCGATGCCCAGTTCGCCGGACTCTGCACCGGCTGTCACGCCCAGGCCGACCTCAACAACACGGCAGCGCCGGCCACCTCGAACTGGAAGACCATGCGGCGGGTCCACAACACGGTCAAGGGATGGGCGACCGCCAGCGGGGGCAATGCCAACAACAAGGTCCACGCCTTTACCTGCTCCAAGTGCCACACGCCGCACAACGCCAAGCTGCCGCGCCTGCTGGTGACCAACTGCCTCGACGTGAAGCACCGCGGCCGGGCGGCCTCCGGCGGCAGCATGACCGGCCCAGCATCCCAGAGCGGATCCAAGGGGGCGGGTGTGGGTCGCTTCCCGCAGGGGGGCGGCGGTACGGGAGACCAGCCCTTGGGCACTGCGGGCAAGTGGTTCTTCGGCAAGGCCACTCAATCTACCAGCATAACCACAAACAGCCAGACCCTCTGCCACCAGAGCGCCACCGCCGGCGGCTCGACCTACTCGCAGGACGGGCAGTTGTGGAATACGAAGTCACCGTGGTAG